CTCAGCCAGGCTGGAGAAGGCCTCCATGTTCAGGCATTCGTCCCGGAACTTGCTGTTGAAGCTCTCGGCCACGCCGTTGGCCCAGGGCGAGCCCGGGGGGATGTAGAAGGTCTGGGCACCGGTGGCCATCAGCCAGACCTGGAGGTCATGGGCGATGAACTCGGGGCCGTTGTCACTGCGCAGGAATGCGGGCCATCCCCGGGTCTGGAACAAGCGTTTGAGGACCTGCATGACCTCCTCGGCCTTGAAGGAGGAGGCCACTTCGATGACCAACGCCTCCTTCGTAAACTCGTCGGTGAGCGTCAGGCACTTCACGACCTCGCCGTTCAGGCAGCTGTCGTGGACGAAGTCGTAGGACCAGACCTGGTTGGGATACCCGGATTTCATCGGCACATGCTGGCCGGTCCGGAGGTGCTTTTTGGGACGCCGCCGGACCTGGAGGCCATGGGCTTTGAAAACCCGGTGGACCCGTTTCAGGTTCACCCGGAGCTGGAGCCGCCTCAGGAGGGCCCAGACGCGCCGGTGGCCATAGCGGGGGTTGGCATGGGCAAGCTGGACGATCCGCTCGTCCAGCCCATCCAGTTTCACCCGGCGTGAATACCGGACATAGGAACGGCTCAGGCCCATGGCCCGGGCAGCGCGCCGCTGGGAGAAGCCGGTGGCCGTCAGGTATGCCGCCCCCTCCTTTCGCTGCGACGCGCCACTCATTTTTTTCGGAGAACCGTTTTCAGGGCTGCGATATCCAGCTCCCGTTCTGCCAGAAGGCGCTTGAGCTGGGCGTTCTCCTTCTCAAGCTGCCGCATGTGCCGGACATCGGAAACCTCGACTCCGCCATACTTCTTTCGCCATCGATAGAAGGTCTGCGCCGTGATCCCACGGGCCCGGCAGAGGGCATCGACCGTCTGCTCCCCCTTCTCCGCCTCTCTGAGAAGCCCCACGATCTGCTCCTCGGTGAACTTGCTTGTCCTCATTGGATCCGACTCCTTTGGAGTGGACCTTAACATTTAGCTTGGCTCTATTTGGAGGGGACAGGCCAGTCCGAGTTGAGCGGAAGGTTAGGACGACCGTAAGCATGCTCAAGAACTACCGGGAACGATTTTGCGCCACATCGGCAGGGTTAGGCCGAATGCGCACGGAGCTGAAAGATGTTGCCTTCAGGGTCGTTGCCATCGCAAACAATTGAACCCTGGAATTGCCATTCGCGATTTGGGGGATTCAGAAGCCCGCCATTTGCAGAAGCCTGAACGCGAGCCTCCTTGATACTCGGTACGAAGAAAACCGGCTTGATTGCCGTTTCCGTGCGTGGAGTAGGTGGCTCAGAAATGCTAACTCTGTCAGCAATGTCTTGTCGCATGGCTACGATTACCAGCTGAAACCCCATCGCCTCAAGAACCACATGACCAGGCTCAGTTTCGGTCACTGAGAGGTCTGTGATGGCGGCATAGAAGCTGCCCACCTTGGTGATGTCTTTGGCGTAGATGACTGCCCCAGCAGTGATGGGATTCGACATTTGGACCTCAATGGATTTATTCGTCGAAGGTGATGCGGCCTAACGAAGGAAGCTAACCGGCCCTATTGCTGCGGGAACCAGGGAGCTGGATTGTTTGAGGACACTAGCGCGCAGCGATAGGGTCCGAGTTGAGCGGAAGGTTAGGCACCCGATGACGCTGGAACCCACCCGGTTTCCGAGATGTCCGGATTGAGTGCAGCGAATGGGATGCCGTCCGAGTGCGAAGAACGGCTGGGAAAGCCGAGCCCAAAGTCAAAGAGCTAAGGCGGATTGCGCCAGGGGTGAGGCAAGAGAAGGAACGGCGGAGCCAGGATGCCACGAGAAGCTGCTGGGTTCACCGAATGAATGGTGGAGAACGGCCGCGCAGCGCGGCAGCGCAAGCCCGCCATTCATGGCGAGCCTGAGCCACCGCGGCGCAGAGATTCGCGATTGGCAAAGCCAGAGCGCTGAACCCCGCACTCCGATTGAGAAGGATCGAACCCGGAAGCTGATGGGAAAGCGCCGGGTGTGCCTAACGAGTGAAGCTAACCGGCCCTATTGCTGCGGGACACGGACGCTGAATTGTTTGAGGACACTAGCGCGCAGCGATAGGGTCCGAGTTGAGCGAGAGGTTAGGCATTCACTGTAGGCAGATGGGTTCATTTCTTTTTGTCTTCAAGTGTGCCCAGGTAGTACATTGTGTTATCAGCAAAGCAGAAAAGGCCAATGCGCGTCGCCATGTAGTGAGGCCCTTTGGATGAATATAGCTTTAGAACTGCCACGTCGGTTTCTGGGGGGAAATCCTCTTGCAATGTGTGTGTGTGAAAGCCACCGACCGGCTTCGACTTGTCAGCATTTGGAGGAGGTTCGGTCGGCATTTTTAAGAATGATCGATGAAGAGTCGTTGTATTGAGTACCTTCTTTCCGTCTGGACTAATCGAAACCCGGAAATCCCCACCGATGGGAACAATTCCATTTTCTGAATTAGCAGGGAGAAGGTAGGCCGTGATAGTACGGTCCTCTTCCCTGAATACGCTATAGTTCCATCCCATATTCAGAGAAGATGGTTGTTTCCGCGCTAGAGCAGCCGCATCGGCCAGTTCCGGCAATTCCTGGAAAAGTTTGGGTGTATTGCGAATTTCTTTTTCCATATCCATTTCATGAACATCACTCGGATTACCTATTGGTGCCCAGAATCCGTACACGACTGCAAATCCGTCAGGTTTATCCTTGGGGTCTAGTTCATTTTTGAATCGGCCGAAAAAAATAAACCGGCGGCCGTCAGTTGGGACTTCAACCCACATACCGAGAGCACTCTGATCAGGCTTCTTTTCCATCAGCCTGTCTGTTGCTAGCCATGCCAGTCGCTCATATTCATAAATCTCTTGTGAACGCTTCATCCTGGCAGCAAGCAAGGCATCCTGTTGGGCAGTCAGCTTCGCTGATTGGGTTTGGGCTTGTAGAGCAAGGCAAGCAGCTAAAGCGATGATTCTCACAAGTGCTCCTATGAATGCCTAACGAATGGGGCTAACCGGCCGCGCCTGCACCGAGGCACTGAGCGAAGCCGAGATAGCTGAATGATGAGAGAGAGCGGAAGGTAATGCAGGCGGGGTCCGAGTTGAGCCAACGGTTAGGCGCCTGGATGTGAGTCAACGAAGCTGTAGATATGCTCGAATAGTGCCCATGTAGCATACGGGTCTAACAAATCAGAAGGCAACGGATGTTCATTCATTGAGGCAGTGATTGTTTTACCCTGCCATGAAACGGGCAGTAAAGGGAGGTCGCTGTTTCTAAATCTGAGATGCAAATCGTGGGACAAAGAATTACGTATCATGCGAGCAAACTGGAACCAAGGTTGCTGCTTTATTTGGCCTGTAAGTGAATTTACCTCGGCATATGCCTTCGTGATTTCAAATGCCTCTTTGATCAGATTTCGGCGAGCGGAATTCCAATATTGACGAAGGTTTTCCCTGAGAGCCTCACGATCATCGATGTAACTCTTCACGATTTGGCTGAAATCGATGTAAGTGGAGCCGGCAACACCGCATTCAGCCTTGGGAATGAAACTGAGCTCAGTGGGGGAACAATAGGCGGCTAATCCGTGAAGATCCAGAATGGCCTGACTATCGATTAGTCTCATGGCCGCAAGAGAGATGATTGCGCTGTTTCTGAAAAACTGAAGGCTGGCGAGCGCTTCTTGCTGGTTTGGGTAGGGCATGTTGGGCTCGATTCGCGGAGGCGCCTAACGAGAGAAGCTAACCGGCCCTATTGCTGCGGGAACCTGGTAGCTGAATTGTTTGAGGACACTAGCGCGCAGCGATAGGGTCCGAGTTGAGCGGAAGGTTAGGCTGATGATCACCCTTGCTCCCATGAGAAATCGAAATGGCCGGGGGATGGCGACCAACGCGCCCAACCCTGACAAAGCTTGCCATCGGAATTGGTAGCCGAAATTCGGTACACCGGTTGATGGTAGGCGCCAGCTGAATGAAATGGGCCTGCATTGAAGAGCGAACGTTTCGAGGTCACCAGTCGGAACCCGATGGCTGATAGGGATTCAGCGAGTTGGGAACCAGAATTCTTGACTGAATCGAGGTAACGGAACACGACAAAGGCAGACCCGACTACTAGGACAAGAAAGCAGATTGGAAGCAGGTAGGCCATTGGGTTCGGCACCAGGATATTCGAGAAGCCTAACGAGAGAAGCTAACCAAAACATAAGGTAGGCCCCCCGCTATGCGGGGGCGACAGTCGGAGTTTGACAGCTACGGGAGTCCATCGCTGAACTGATCAGGTGAGCCGCCAAGCACACTTGAGGAGAACTGAGATGGACTTGTTTGAAAGTTTAAGTCACACAAGGTGGGAATGTAAGTATCACGTAGTGTTCGTGCCAAAACGAAGAAGGAAGGTGATGTATGGGAGGGTGAGAGAGCGATTGGGTGAAGTGTTCAGGCAGCTGGCTGGGCAGAAAGAAAGCAAAGTGCTGGAAGGGCACTTGCTGGCAGATCACGTACATATGTTGTTGGCGATTCCGCCGAAGTATGCCGTATCGCAGGTAGTGGGGTTTATGAAGGGTAAGAGCGCGATTTATCTGGCCCGTGTATATGGAGAAACGAAGAGGAACTTCACGGGTCAGCATTTCTGGGCGAGAGGATTTCTGGTGTCGACGGTAGGGAAGGACGAGCATCAGATACGGCAGTACATCCAGAACCAGGAACGCGAGGAAGAACGATTGGAGAAGCTGGAGCTTTGGCGCTAGGAGGCCACCGAGTAGGTGGCTCCAACCTTCGGGGCCGCGTTAGCGACCCCGTTTAGCCGCTTTGAGCGGCTCACATAATAAGGCCCCCGGCTTTGCCGGGGGATCGTTACCGGCCCTATTGCTGCGGGACACGGACGCTTAATTGTTTGAGGACACTAGCGCGCAGCGATAGGGTCCGAGTTGAGCGGAGGGTTAGGCCGCGGCAGACCTTACTTGAAATCATCTGATTCGATAGGGACAAGTCTGGTGTCGGTGCTTTTCCAGAAGCAGTGTGCAAGTTTGAAACCATCCTTTGCCACCGCGGCTTGCTCAAGTTGTGGGACCAGAATGAGATTGGATTTGTAACTGGACACGACCAAGTATTTGCCGAGTTTGGTGTGAAGCTCTGGGTTGATGATATTGATTCTTTCACCATCCCATGCCCAAGGCGAGCGAATCCATGGATCTTGATGAAAGCAGCCACCGTATTGCACCGACAAAGTTTTGTCTGTCTTGAAGACGAGGGTGCAATCCTGACCGGTCATGGTGCCCATGTACCAGCTTCCGGCCAATTCTTGGGCTGGTTGAGATATGGCTGGTTGGCGAGATTGTTTGCACCCGATCGCGGAAAGGGAGGCCAAAGCTACAAACAAAGAAACCGTAACCGCGCCGCGCGGGTTCCTCATTTGCTGGTTATTGGAAGAAAACATGGTGAGCGGCCTAACGAGAGAAGCTAACCGGCCCTATTGCTGCGGGAACCTGGTAGCTGAATTGTTTGAGGACACTAGCGCGCAGCGATAGGGTCCGAGTTGAGCGCAGGGTTAGGCCTTGCTGGAAGGTTCGATTTAACAGCTTGCACCAGAGGCCTCGTGTGAATTGGACTTGGCCTGTCCCCTCCAAATAGAGCCAAGCTAAATGTTAAGGTCCACTCCAAAGGAGTCGGATCCAATGAGGACAAGCAAGTTCACCGAGGAGCAGATCGTGGGGCTTCTCAGAGAGGCGGAGAAGGGGGAGCAGACGGTCGATGCCCTCTGCCGGGCCCGTGGGATCACGGCGCAGACCTTCTATCGATGGCGAAAGAAGTATGGCGGAGTCGAGGTTTCCGATGTCCGGCACATGCGGCAGCTTGAGAAGGAGAACGCCCAGCTCAAGCGCCTTCTGGCAGAACGGGAGCTGGATATCGCAGCCCTGAAAACGGTTCTCCGAAAAAAATGAGTGGCGCGTCGCAGCGAAAGGAGGGGGCGGCATACCTGACGGCCACCGGCTTCTCCCAGCGGCGCGCTGCCCGGGCCATGGGCCTGAGCCGTTCCTATGTCCGGTATTCACGCCGGGTGAAACTGGATGGGCTGGACGAGCGGATCGTCCAGCTTGCCCATGCCAACCCCCGCTATGGCCACCGGCGCGTCTGGGCCCTCCTGAGGCGGCTCCAGCTCCGGGTGAACCTGAAACGGGTCCACCGGGTTTTCAAAGCCCATGGCCTCCAGGTCCGGCGGCGTCCCAAAAAGCACCTCCGGACCGGCCAGCATGTGCCGATGAAATCCGGGTATCCCAACCAGGTCTGGTCCTACGACTTCGTCCACGACAGCTGCCTGAACGGCGAGGTCGTGAAGTGCCTGACGCTCACCGACGAGTTTACGAAGGAGGCGTTGGTCATCGAAGTGGCCTCCTCCTTCAAGGCCGAGGAGGTCATGCAGGTCCTCAAACGCTTGTTCCAGACCCGGGGATGGCCCGCATTCCTGCGCAGTGACAACGGCCCCGAGTTCATCGCCCATGACCTCCAGGTCTGGCTGATGGCCACCGGTGCCCAGACCTTCTACATCCCCCCGGGCTCGCCCTGGGCCAACGGCGTGGCCGAGAGCTTCAACAGCAAGTTCCGGGACGAATGCCTGAACATGGAGGCCTTCTCCAGCCTGGCTGAGGCCAAGGTCATCGTCGAAGCCTGGCGCCGTCGCTACAACGAGGAGCGCCCGCACAGCAGCCTGGGCTACCTCACCCCAACCGAGTTCCGCTGCACCATTGAACTGGCTCAGCTCGGTCTCCCTGCGACGGGGGCTCTGCCCCCGGACCCCCGGGATTTATCGCTTTGGGCACCCCCGGTGGAGGCCAACGCCCTGACAGAAAAGGCCAGGGCGTTTCCCCTGGCCAACACCGTCCGGCGCATCTCCGAAGCGCTCAAGTCGCTTCCCAGCGTTGCTCTACCCTCTCCGGAGATGGAAGCCAAGCTACCATCTCCTGGAAGCTCCTGGCCAACCGGCCATTAGCTCTCTCTTTTTCAACCCGACCTTCACATTTAGCCCGGACCTAAATCTGGGAACCGGCCAGACTCGGCTAGGGCTAGGAAGTCTTCATAATTCTGAGCCACTTTCGGCATTTGGATATTGATAATCGTGCCGTCAGGTTTATGGATTCTTTCGTCATTCATTTCGACGAGCAAAGATCCACGCCGAATGATGACGGTATGCACATGCCTACTAATGCCATCGCGAGGATGGTCCGCAAGAGTGCGCGAAATTGAAAACCCCATTGCCCGCGCCCAGCCGTTGGGTTGACCGACTTCCGCTTGAAGTATTCCACTGCTGAACCGGAACAGAGGCTTGATACTTTGCTTGTAAGCTGCGACGCCGGTCCCACTGCCAATACTGCAGAGCATGCTGGGCTTGGACAGAATCCCTGGGCAGAAATCTGGCGCCGTGAATCTGGAGATGTAGACCCTTGGGCCCAAATCGCGGTCCTGGTTCGGAGAGACTCCGACTATAAGTAGACTTGCCCCCAATTTTCGCTCGCGTAGTGGAGCGCTAGCAAATATAGCCTTTGCGACCGGAGCCCAATTGGTGGATACCCAAATTGGATCCCATGCCACAAGGTTCTCGGCATTCTCCGGTAGGTCGATAAAATTGCTGAGACTCTGAAGCAGATTGAACCCGATCAGGACAGAACCTGAGAAGCCTGCGCCGATGTAATTACCAATTGGATAGGCTTTCTGAAGTAAGTCTTTCGTCGTTCCATCCGAAAACGTCACTTGTACATCAGAAAACAATGCACCGTAACCAAAGATGCTTGAAGCTCCTACCACCCAAGTCATTGAGGTGTTTCCATTGGTGAGGCCTAACGAGAGAAGCTAACCGGCCCTATTGCTGCGGGACACGGACGCTGAATTGTTTGAGGACACTAGCGCGCAGCGATAGGGTCCGAGTTGAGCGAGAGGTTAGATGGCTCGGGCATAGACGATGGCGGCGAGTATGAAGGAAATGAATGCCAAGGCCTGAAAAAAACTTAGCCCGCATTGCCATTGGAACATGCGGACAGGAAGAAGATGACCAACCTGTCGATTCTCTTTGTGTTTGTTGAGATACCGCATAACGAGCCAGCGAGGCCATTTGGGAAAAGGCGCCGCGAAATCGGAGAGTACTTTGTTCATGCTGAACTCGGTTTCTAATTTCAGACCACGTTGTTTTGCAGTCGCGATAATCTTTTCTTCATCTTCATGGTGTTTATCCATGATTGGTTTGATCTGTTGGATTAATTTTTCTTGGGAGTCGCCACCAGTTTGAAAGAAGACGAATACGCATTTAGCGAGCAACCCAAACAGAGCTGAGATTGCCAGCATAAAAACTGCGACCTTGAATCCATGTCGGCCGAGTGCCTGGAACATATTCAGTATGTTGGCGATCAATAATGTAGCGGCCGCGCCCGTTCCGGCCAACAACCAGGTTGAAAACGTGTCGATTTGGGGTGCTCGAGAAACGAAATTCATGAACATGACTGAGACGAGCGCCTGTTCAGCATTCTCTTTGTTTAAGCGGTTCCATTCGAGGAGGGGATCTGGTTCCATGAGTCGCTCCGGGAGCCATCTAACGAGAGAAGCTAACCGGCCCTATTGCTGCGGGACACGGTCGCTGAATTGTTTGAGGACACTAGCGCGCAGCGATAGGGTCCGAGTTGAGCGGAAGGTTAGGCACCCGATGACGCTGGAGCCCACCCGGAAATTCGAGATGCCTGGATTGGGTGCAACGAAAGGGATGCCGCCCGAGCGAGAACAACGCCTGGGCTGGCCGAGCCCAAAGGCAAAGAACTGAGGCGGATTGCGCCAGTGGCGGAGTAAGGGAAGGAACGGCGGAGCCAGAATGCCACGAGAAGCTGCTGGATTCACCGGAGTATCGAGGGAGAACGGCGGCGCAGCGCGACAGCGCAAGCCCGCCATTCACGAACAGCCAGAGGCACCGAGAGGCAGAGATTCACGATTGGCAAAGCTAGGAGGTTGAATTTGAACCCCAATTGAGAAGGACCAACCCCGGAAGACGATGGGAAAGCGCCGGGTGTGCCTAACGAAGGAAGCTAACCGGCCCTATTGCTGCGGGAACCGAGTGGCTGAATTGTTTGAGGACACTAGCGCGCAGCGATAGGGTCCGAGTTGAGCGAAAGGTTAGGCGAGCCATCAATACTGTCGACGGTTACGCCTGGACCTTAAGAAAAACAGCAAAAGGATTGTGAGTGGAACGGACCATGATGCTGCCGACCCGAAAATAATGATCGCAGCGTCACCGAATTTTCCGTAGCCACCTCCAAAAAGTAGAGAGCCATTCAACGATGAATAGAGGGCAACGCCAGGCCAGAGACACCACGCGATAGCTGAGTCAGAGTGATTGCCCGTAAAAGGCGTCACCAAGAAATAGACGAGTGCAGAGATGGCACAACAGGCAAGGAAGGTTAGGAACCAGGACTGAAGGATGGCCTTGCTGGACATGGGCGCTCCGGCTGTTCTGATGTTTCGCCTAACGAGTGAAGCTAACCGGCCCTATTGCTGCGGGGACACGGCCGCTGAATTGTTTGAGGACACTAGCGCGCAGCGATAGGGTCCGAGTTGAGCGGAGGGTTAGGCGAGCAGCGACTTACGCATGGAAGCATTCGACATTTTTACACCGCGAACAATGATTTCGTGGCGATTCTCAACATGAAACCCGTATCTATTGAAAAACGGTTCTGCAGTGAGGCTTACCTTGGAGTGAAGCTCGTTAATCTGAAGCGAGGCTGCCTTGGAATGAATGTGATTCATCAAGGCTTGCCCAACTCCACGTCTGGCAAAAAGCCCCGACACATAGAAATGGTCGATGTAACCAGAGTGCTGCAAGTCGGCATATCCTACGGCATAGCCATCGATTTCAGCAATAAACGGGTGAATAGCCTGGATGCGCTTGGCCCATTCAGCCCGATCGTAATCAAACGGCGCCCATGCTGATTGCTGCTCAGGTGTGTACTGCCCACCCGTTAGCTCATGGACTGACGAGAAGAAGATGGACCTGAGGGCTGGCTCATCGCCAATTTGGAAGTTTCGGATCAACATTCACTGGCGCCTAACGAGTGAAGCTAACCGGCCCTATTGCTGCGGGACACGGACGCTGAATTGTTTGAGGACTCTATCGCGCAGCGATAGGGTCCGAGTTGAGCGGAGGGTTAGGCGGAGGACGGTCAATGGGACAGGCTGCGGTTAATAAAATAGGCAACGAACAATGGAACCACAAAAACCAGCCGACTGAAGGAGATTGAAACAAAGGCAATGATCAAACCGATGATCAACCGACCAAGGTGAATCACCTGTAGTTTCAGAGATTCTGATAATTCCTGGTCTGATGGAGACTGAGCGCCGACTTTAGGGAACCTTGCCGAGAGACGGCCACCCAGAACATAAACCGCTGAGAACCACGGAAACGCGAGCACTGCGAGTAGTAGAACCGAAATCGTAGCCGCCTTCCAGGACTTGTGATTGAGGAGAAAACCACCACCTAGAGAGTAGAAGGTTGCACAGAATGCCGCCTTGCGAACACAGAGGCGTGAATGGCGGGTGAGTGATGGCAAGTGAGCGCCTAACGAACCAGGCTAACCGGCCACGCCTGCGCCGAGGCGCAGAACGGAGTCGAGGAAGCGAGAAGAAGAGAAAGAGTGGAAGGCAATGCAGGCGGGGTCCGAGTTGAGCTAGGGGTTAGGGTGATCTGAACACGAGCTTACTTTCTATACGGTTCATCTACCTCGGAGAGTTCTCTTTCAATCAGCTGAACGGCATCTCTAATGGTAAAGCTACAGAGAATAATGGCCATCAGTGACCAGATGATTTGCTTCCTTCCAATGGCTGCAAGGAGGGCAAGACCAATTAATAGGGCTGAGACTATTACGATCAAATCAAGTGCCCAGATAACTGGCCAACTGGCGATAAATGGTTTCCAAAAGAAAACATGTCTATGGACGAGATGATTCCAGACGCAGACCAACGCTGACCCTATGAAAATCACCTTTCCTAGACTCAGGGTGACTCGGGTCATGCGGGAGCCCTAACGAAGGAAGCTAACCGGCCCTATTGCTGCGGGGACCAGGCAGCTGAATTGTTTGAGGACACTAGCGCGCAGCGATAGGGTCCGAGTTGAGCGGAAGGTTAGGCCGATGATGGTTCCGTGAAGGCACTGGGCTTAGAAAAACAGAGGCATTAATGATGAAAGAGAATGAACACGGCGGGCGGCAGAAGCATTAGAAGCCAACCGAAGCAGTGGGCTGGCCTACGTGCTTTGAATGTACGCAGCAGAATGGAAACTCCAAACGCGGAGACGAGAAAGGCAAGGCCAGCTACAGCGATGCCAACCCAACCATCGATGAAAAGACTATGCCCACTTTTTCCCTTGAGGCTTATCCCCCCTTGCACGAGGTCAAGCCAGCCGAACAATGCGAAGAATGTCGCCAGAATACCGGCGATGACGCGTTCAGCGAGGGGATCCTGCGGAGGAAGATTCATGAGGCCTAACGAGTGAAGCTAACCGGCCCTATTGCTGCGGGACACGGGCGCTGAATTGTTCGAGGACACTAGCGCGCAGCGATAGGGTCCGAGTTGAGCGGAAGGTTAGGCACCCGATGAAGCTGAAGCCCACCCGGTTTTCGAGATGCCCGGATTGGGTGGAATGATCGGAATGCCGCCCGAGCCTGAAGGATGATCGGGGTGCCGAGCCCAAAGGCAAAGAACTGAGACGGATTGCGCCGGGGGTGAGGTGAGGGATGGAACGGCGGAGCCAGGATGCCACGAGAAGCGGCTGGATTCACTGGAGGAGTGGCGGAGAACGGCTGCGCAGCGCGACAGCGCAAGCCCGCCATTCATGGCGAGTCTGAGCTACCGGGGCGCGGCGATTCACGATTGGCGAAGGCAGGGTGCCGAATCCCGCACTCCGATTGAGAAGGATCGAACCCGGAAGACGATGGGAAAGCGCCGGGTGTGCCTAACGAGAGAAGCTAACCGGCCCTATTGCTGCGGGGACACGGACGCTGAATTGTTTGAGGACACTAGCGCGCAGCGATAGGGTCCGAGTTGAGCGAGAGGTTAGGCCGACACCCGGTAGTACAAATGAGGAACCTGTTCTTTTGGATCTTTCCGAATGATCCCAGATTGAACGGCGGCGGTAAATGCCTGCCCCAGGACTGCACCATCTTCGAATTCAGGGAAAGCCTCTGGTGTTGACTGGACGAATACAGACAAACGCCACAAATCAAACCCATCAACCCTTCCGTTATCTCCGAAGTCCCAATCAATGGGCCCTTCGGGGGTTTCGACTCGGCAACCAGCGCCATGAAAGGCATATTCGAATTGTTGCTCGACATCAATGAATCCCATTCTGGAAAGTCCCTGACGGCGCCAATCCATAAGATCAGAAATCCCCCGATGCGCCTTAAACAGAGACACCGCCAAGCGAACCCGCGCCTGGTATGCATCGATCAGTTGATTGAATCGAGAAAGGTCCATTCAGTGCGGCCTAACGAGAGAAGCTAACCGGCCCTATTGCTGCGGGGACACGGGCGCTGAATGGTTTGAGGACTCTATCGCGCAGCGATAGGGTCCGAGTTGAGCGGATGGTTAGGCAATCTCTCGCTTTACGACGAAGGTTTTCGAGAGGGAATCGTGCCACCCGCGGGATTCAGAACCAAAGAAGGAAAAGGGCTCGAAGGGGATGTACCGAGAAAATGATCGGCCGACTACTTGCGGAAGAGATGGGGGTTCCCCGAACTCATTTACAACCCTAGTTTTGGTAATCAACTTCCCGACCGTAAACCCAAATGTATATTCCATGGCGATGTAGTAGATGACTCCAAAGAAGATCGAGTACAAATTTGCTGTGCATCCGGATTGAAGATGTGCGACGCCCTTGGTGCCAAAGGCCATACCAACGGCCAAGCCGAAGCAAATTTGAACAGCAAAGAGAATTAAACCGTCGATAATGGCGTTTGCGAAACGAGTGCCTGAGCTGACCAGGTTAAGGGGAATCCGCCTCGAGGAAATCTCAGCCACCAGCGGGCTGCTAGGAGGTTCGTAAGGATTTGGAAACTGTTCCACGTTGACCTCGATTGTTGGTGAGTTGCCTAACGAGAGAAGCTAACCGGCCCTATTGCTGCGGGAACCTGGATGCTGAATTGTTTGAGGACACTAGCGCGCAGCGATAGGGTCCGAGTTGAGCGGAGGGTTAGGCCGGTGCGATTTCTCGAACGAAGATGCGTATGGATGCGCAGGAGGCTAATTGAAGTGCCCGTATCCCCGAAGCCTCGGTGGCAACTGGTCAGGGTAAGGAAAGAGGGGAATATCCACTCTTGGTCTTCCGCGCTCCACGACGGGTTCTTCGGTCGCCAGCAATGAGGCTATCCGGAATTTCTCTGCGCTATTCCATTTGGGAAGGGGGGTTACCCGAACCTGAATGCCCTTGGGGGTTGCGAGCCGAGGTCCTGAATCTCCGTTCGTAGCGGCGATGGCCAAGGTGTTCACGAGCAGCACGAGAAGGAAGCGCATGGAGTTTACCTCCCGACGAAGTATACGGCTTAACTGGGACCGCTACCCACAACGATGGCGGAAGCCCGGATGTCTCTGGGTGGACCGCGGGCGAATGCTTATAGACACCCGGTAAGGCAACTGAGATGGGCGGGCCTAACGAGAGAAGCTAACCGGCCCTATTGCTGCGGGAACCGGGACGCTGAATTGTTTGAGGACACTAGCGCGCAGCGATAGGGTCCGAGTTGAGCGGAGGGTTAGGCGATCACGGGAGCGTTCACTCAGAATACTCCCTTGCTAGGGCTTCAACGACTCGCTTGATTAGCGGGTAAGGGATTGGTTTGTTCTTCGGAAATTGAAGATTTCCTTTCGG
This sequence is a window from Geothrix sp. PMB-07. Protein-coding genes within it:
- a CDS encoding VOC family protein yields the protein MSNPITAGAVIYAKDITKVGSFYAAITDLSVTETEPGHVVLEAMGFQLVIVAMRQDIADRVSISEPPTPRTETAIKPVFFVPSIKEARVQASANGGLLNPPNREWQFQGSIVCDGNDPEGNIFQLRAHSA
- a CDS encoding IS3 family transposase; its protein translation is MSGASQRKEGAAYLTATGFSQRRAARAMGLSRSYVRYSRRVKLDGLDERIVQLAHANPRYGHRRVWALLRRLQLRVNLKRVHRVFKAHGLQVRRRPKKHLRTGQHVPMKSGYPNQVWSYDFVHDSCLNGEVVKCLTLTDEFTKEALVIEVASSFKAEEVMQVLKRLFQTRGWPAFLRSDNGPEFIAHDLQVWLMATGAQTFYIPPGSPWANGVAESFNSKFRDECLNMEAFSSLAEAKVIVEAWRRRYNEERPHSSLGYLTPTEFRCTIELAQLGLPATGALPPDPRDLSLWAPPVEANALTEKARAFPLANTVRCISEALKSLPSVALPSPEMEAKLPSPGSSWPTGH
- the tnpA gene encoding IS200/IS605 family transposase, producing MDLFESLSHTRWECKYHVVFVPKRRRKVMYGRVRERLGEVFRQLAGQKESKVLEGHLLADHVHMLLAIPPKYAVSQVVGFMKGKSAIYLARVYGETKRNFTGQHFWARGFLVSTVGKDEHQIRQYIQNQEREEERLEKLELWR
- a CDS encoding RDD family protein, with the translated sequence MEQFPNPYEPPSSPLVAEISSRRIPLNLVSSGTRFANAIIDGLILFAVQICFGLAVGMAFGTKGVAHLQSGCTANLYSIFFGVIYYIAMEYTFGFTVGKLITKTRVVNEFGEPPSLPQVVGRSFSRYIPFEPFSFFGSESRGWHDSLSKTFVVKREIA
- a CDS encoding IS3 family transposase; this translates as MSGASQRKEGAAYLTATGFSQRRAARAMGLSRSYVRYSRRVKLDGLDERIVQLAHANPRYGHRRVWALLRRLQLRVNLKRVHRVFKAHGLQVRRRPKKHLRTGQHVPMKSGYPNQVWSYDFVHDSCLNGEVVKCLTLTDEFTKEALVIEVASSFKAEEVMQVLKRLFQTRGWPAFLRSDNGPEFIAHDLQVWLMATGAQTFYIPPGSPWANGVAESFNSKFRDECLNMEAFSSLAEAKVIVEAWRRRYNEERPHSSLGYLTPTEFRCTIELAQLGLPATGALPPDPRDLSLWAPPVEANALTEKARAFPLANTVRRISEALKSLPSVALPSPEMEAKLPSPGSSWPTGH
- a CDS encoding transposase — translated: MRTSKFTEEQIVGLLREAEKGEQTVDALCRARGITAQTFYRWRKKYGGVEVSDVRHMRQLEKENAQLKRLLAERELDIAALKTVLRKK
- a CDS encoding GNAT family N-acetyltransferase codes for the protein MLIRNFQIGDEPALRSIFFSSVHELTGGQYTPEQQSAWAPFDYDRAEWAKRIQAIHPFIAEIDGYAVGYADLQHSGYIDHFYVSGLFARRGVGQALMNHIHSKAASLQINELHSKVSLTAEPFFNRYGFHVENRHEIIVRGVKMSNASMRKSLLA